ACGGGAGCTGATTGATTTCACCGTACTTCGTCGTCCCGTCGATACGGTTGAGTCGGTGGAGGAAGTGGTTGTACACTTGCCGATACAGGTTGCGGTGTCGGTCCAACGTCTCTCGGTGAGTGTCGGACGGGTTGAGCCGGTACCGGTAGTTGTAGCGCATAGCCTACTCGTTGTTGGATGGATCGGGGTCCGAAACGCGGACGACTTTGACCTCAGCCCCGATCCACCGCTTCGGAACGGTGATGTGGGCACCACCACTCCCGAAGGGCTTCACGGTTCGGTCGAGGATCTCTTCGGCATCGTCGGTTTCGTACCGATTCATTGTCACCCTATATGGTAACCATATAATTAAGCTTACTGATAGCGTGGGCCTACGAGACGGTAGTCTCACGCGCAAGTAAGACGATGACGGCGTTGACGAGACGTGAATCGTCTCGTTCACACACCAGAAATCTCCGATTTCCGGGGACGCTGTATCCCCGCCCTAAAGGACGGGTTTTAGCGCCTGCAATCAGATAATCACGACCTTTTACTGCGGTCACTCGTGGGCGACACGCATTCGCGGTCGCCCGCTGGCTCCCTGGCAAAAGCTGGATCAAAACCGCGCCTCACCCCCTCAGTCGCTGCGCTCCTTCGAGGATTCGGCGCGCTCGCTCCGCTCGCTCAGTCACGGCGGGAATCGGAGTGCGACGACGAAAATCTCGCAGAGCGTCGGCCCCTGCTTTTCACCGTTATCACCAGCGCACTCACCGTGAGCGAGGCCGAAGGCCGAGCGAGCGGGCCAAGGAGCCTTCGAGGGCGCGAGCGCAGCGAGCGCCCGAGGAGGTAACGCAGGCTTTTGATCGAGCTTTTGCCAGGGAGCCACGGCCGACCGCGAAGCGTGTCGGCCGTCGGCGACCGCAGTAAAAGGTCGTGGTTACTCCGGTTTCAGCCCCGCGCCCTCGACGCGCATGACCGCCTCGCCGTCGGGGAGGTTGGGCGCGTCGACGAGCTTCACGATGCGCTTGTTGCCCTTCGACTTGCGGAGGTACATCCGGAAGGTGGACTTGTGGCCGAGGATGTTCCCGCCGATGGGCTTGGTCGGGTCGCCGAAGAAGGCGTCCGGGTTGGACTGCACCTGGTTCGTGACGAGCACGGCGGCGTTGTAGAGGTTGCCGACGCGGTCGATGTCGTGGAGGTGCTTGTTGAGCTTCTGCTGACGGGAGGCGAGCTGGCCGCGCCCGACGTACTCCGCGCGGAAGTGCGCCGTGAGCGAGTCCACGCAGAGCAGCCGGACGGGGAACTCAGAGTCCTCGTGCTCCTTCGCGATCTCCTTCGCCTTCTCGGCGAGGAGGATCTGGTGGTTGGAGTTGAACGCCTTCGCGACGTGGATCTTGTCGAGGAACGACGCGATGAGTTCCTCCATCGCCGCCTCGTCGTCGGGCGATCCCTCGATCTCGCGGTGGTCCATCGTCGCCTGGAGGAGTTCGTCGTCGAGCCCGCGGATCATCTCCTCGATGCGCTCCGGGCGGAACGTGTCCTCGGAGTCGATGAAGATGACGCTGCCGCCGAGCCCGCCGACCTCCTGGGGAAGCTGGACGTTGACCGAGAGCTGGTGGGTGATCTGGGACTTGCCGGCCCCGAACTCGCCGTAGACCTCGGTGATCGACTGCGTCTCGACGCCGCCGCCGAGCATGTCGTCGATCTCGGGGACGAGCATCCGGAGCTTCCCGATGCGCTCGCGGCGCTCGAGCACCTGCGAACC
The Halomarina pelagica DNA segment above includes these coding regions:
- a CDS encoding DUF2080 family transposase-associated protein, giving the protein MNRYETDDAEEILDRTVKPFGSGGAHITVPKRWIGAEVKVVRVSDPDPSNNE
- the radA gene encoding DNA repair and recombination protein RadA, whose translation is MAADLEDLPGVGPATAEKLQENGYDSYQSIAVASPGELSNTADVGESTAHDIIQAARKAADIGGFETGSQVLERRERIGKLRMLVPEIDDMLGGGVETQSITEVYGEFGAGKSQITHQLSVNVQLPQEVGGLGGSVIFIDSEDTFRPERIEEMIRGLDDELLQATMDHREIEGSPDDEAAMEELIASFLDKIHVAKAFNSNHQILLAEKAKEIAKEHEDSEFPVRLLCVDSLTAHFRAEYVGRGQLASRQQKLNKHLHDIDRVGNLYNAAVLVTNQVQSNPDAFFGDPTKPIGGNILGHKSTFRMYLRKSKGNKRIVKLVDAPNLPDGEAVMRVEGAGLKPE